A region of the Chelatococcus sp. YT9 genome:
GCCCTGCCGCAAGGCGGTGAGGTGCGGTGCCATCATGCCGATCGGACCAAACATGGCTGACCTGCTCACCGTCGAGAATGTCTCGAAACGCTTCGGGCGGGGCGACCATGTCGTGCGGGCTGTCAACGACGTCTGCCTTACGGTCGCGCCCGGGGAGATCCTCGGCATCGTGGGGGAAAGCGGCTCGGGCAAATCAACCCTCGGCCGCCTGATCACCCGATTGATCGATGCATCGCAGGGCCGCGTCCTGTTCGCGGGCGCGGACCTCGGCACACTATCCCCACGCGCTCTGCGCCATGTCCGCAGCGATCTGCAGATGGTCTTCCAAGACCCGTGGGCAGCGCTGAACCCGCGCCTCAGCATCGGCTACCTCATCGAAGAGCCGCTCAAGCTCCACACCACACTCGATGCAGCGTCACGGCGGCGCCGCGTCAGTGAGCTTGCTGCGCGGGTGCGGCTGTCCGATGCCCTGCTGGCGCGATTGCCGGCCGATCTGTCCGGGGGCCAACTCCAGCGTGTCTGCATAGCCCGTGCGCTCGCCAGCAATCCGCGTCTGCTCGTGCTCGATGAGCCGACGAGTTCGCTCGATCTGTCGGTGAGAGCAGGGATCCTTGATCTGCTGCTCGAACTGAAGCGCGAACTCGGCCTTGCGATGATATTCATCAGCCATGATCTCGGCACGGTCCGCCTGATCTCGGATCGCGTGCTCGTGCTCTATCTCGGGCGCGTGGTCGAGGTCGGGAGCGGCCCGGCCATCTTCGCGGCCCCGCAGCACCCCTATACCCAGGCGCTGCTCTCAGCCTACCTGCCGCCAGACCCGCGCGAGAGCCGGCACCGGATCGTCCTGAAGGGCGAAATCCCCAGCCCGATAAACCTGCCCCCCGGCTGCTCCTTCGCCTCGCGCTGCCCGCTGGTGCGGGATGATTGTCGCCTTGTGCCTCCCGAGCTGCGGCCGGCGGGGCGAGGGCAACTCGCCGCCTGCAATCGTCTCGACGACAGCAGCAACATCATTGCACTGGGAACTGCACCATGAGGGATTTCAAGTATCTCTTCGAGCCGTGCCAACTCGGCCGCCATACCGCGAAGAACCGCATCTGGATGACGGCTCACGCTACCTTGCTCGTCAAGGACCATCTCTTCACCGACGAGCACATTGCTTACTACGTCGAGCGAGCCAAGGGCGGCGTAGGGGTGATCACGATGGAGGCGATGGCCGCGCATCCGACCACCCAGCCCTACAAGGGCAAGGCTTTTGCTTTTGATCCGCGCATGGTCGCGCAATACCGCAAGATCGCCGATGCAGTGCATCAGCATGGCGTCAAGATCCTGGCACAGCCCTGGCATCGCGGGCGGCAGACGAGTTCGGTCGCCAATGGTCTCCCGGTATGGGCGCCGTCGGCGATCCCTTGCGCGGTGTACCGCGAGATGCCGCATGTGATGACGCAGGACGACATCGCCGAGATCGTGGAGGGGTATAGGCTGTCCGCGCGCTATGCCCGTGAGGGTGGGCTCGACGGTGTCGAAGTCCATGGGATGGCCCATGGTTATCTGCTGGGGCAGTTTCTGTCGCCGGCGACCAACCATCGCAACGACGCCTATGGCGGCAGCCTGGAAAACCGCCTGCGCATCGTGACGGAGATCATCGACGCAACACGGGAGGAAACAGGGCCCGATCTTATCGTCGGTATCCGCATCAACTCCGACGATGGCCTGGAAGGCGGGCTCGGTCCCCACGATTGGGCGGAGATCGCCCGGCGGCTCGAGGCGACGGGGAAGCTCGACTATGTCTCCTGCAGCCATGGCACCTACGTCAACAGGATGCTGATCTATCCGACGTCGCCGGAGGAGCATGGGTTCCAGCTTCCCGCAACACGGATCGTGAAGCAGGCTGTCGGTCTGCCCGTGGTGGGCGTGGGCCGCATCGTGACGCCGGAGGAGGGCGAGGCCTTTCTCGCGGACGGGGCCTGCGATTTCATCGGCCTGTCGCGTGCGCTTATCGCGGATCCGTACTGGGCCTTGAAAGCCCAGGAGCGGCGCACGTCCGAGGTGCGGCCTTGCGTGGGAGCCAACTGGTGCATGGAATCGATTTTCGCGCAGGCGCCGATTGCCTGCATTCATAACCCTGCCGCGGGAGCGGAGCATGAGATCGGCGAGGACAAGCATGCGCCGGCCACGCAGCGCAAGAAGGTCGCGGTTGTTGGCGGTGGGCCTGGCGGCATGCGGGCTGCCGCAACGCTTGCCCGGCGCGGACACGAGGTCACTCTGTTCGAAGCACGGGATCGGCTCGGCGGCCAGGCTGCCTGGTTTACGCGTGCGGAGATCCGCAAGGAGCTAAAGGGTATCATCACCCATCTGGAAGGGGAACTCGAACGCGGCGGGGTGCTGGTCCGGCTCGATACCCGTGCCGGCCGCCATGATCTGGAGAATTTCGAGGCCGTGGTCGTCGCGACGGGCTCAACCCCGCTGCGGCATGGCTGGACGCCTTTGCGTCCGAGCCGCTGGGCAGGCGAGGCCGTGCCCGGCACAGGTCAGCCCCATGTTCTCACATTGGCCGACGTTCTCGGAAGCGACCATGGGCCAGCGATAGGCCGTCGTGTCGTCGTGTACGATTCCCTCGGCGGCCGTCAGGGTGCCGTCGTCACGGATTTTCTGGCGAGTGCCGGCCATGAGGTCACGTTCGTCACGCCCCTCGGACAGGCTTCGCCTGGGCTCTCAGCCAGCCGCGACTGGGGCAAGGTCTATGGTCGGCTGAGGCGACTTGGGGTCAGTTTTCGCTGCGATCGCGAACTCATCGCTATCGGCGAAAGTAGTATCCGAGAGCGCGATGTATATACGCGTGAGGAGCATGACAGCCCCGCGGATACCGTTGTTCTTGTATTGGGATCGTCCGCCAACGATACGCTCTTTCACGAGCTTCGGGCTGATGGCCGTATTCAAGGCCTATACATGATCGGAGACTGCATGGCGCCGCGCCGAGTCAGCGATGCCATCCGCGAAGGCGAGCGCGTCGCTCGCCTGATCTGAACCCCGCTCTTCATTTCCTGAAAGGACGAGACCTCATGACACCCGAAGGCCAGAAAGAACTCGACAAGATCCGTAACGTGCGTGGCTATACCTTGCCGCTTCACGAAGTGCTGGCTGATCTCAACCCCGAGTTCGTGCGCCGATACGGCGATCTTGCGTCCTTTGTCATCTTCGGCGACGAAGAAGGGCGGGCGCTCGATCTCAAGACTCGTTTTCTCGTCATGGTTGGAGTGACGACGGCTGCCAAGGGCGACCGCGAAGGCATCGAGTGGAGCGCCGCCCGCGCGATGAAGGCAGGTGCTACCTGGAACGAGGTTCGCGAGGCAGCATTCATGGCAGCGCTGCCATGCGGCATGCCGACCTTCGAAGCAGCATGTCGCGTCTTCCAGGATATGGAAAAGGGCCATGGCCTGGTGCCGCAAGAGGTGGAAATCACCCGCAGCGGTGTAGATGCCGAATAAGTCGATTGTTTCCGGCGCCGGTTAGCTGACATGCGTCCGGGCTCGCTGATGGTCGCGTATTTTCCAGCGCGAGCTTGACCGGACCGACGTCGGGCTCCGGCTCGGGAAGTCTGGACTTGATGTGATCCAAGACCATTTACGGGATGGCCGGGGGAGCCTCCGGCCTCGCCATTCTTATGAAAAAGCGGTCGGCGACTCCTCGGTAAAGCCTAGGAGGAAGGGCTCATGCGTTTTTAGCCTTGAACATGACGGTCGCTCTGCTCGCCGGATTTCCGCCCACCGACCGCGCGATAGCGCCAAGACCAGGCTTCGGACGTCGAGAGCTGTCTACGACAGGGCTTGGGTCCGCAACGCTAGCCTAGCTTGCCGCAGAACAGCTCCACGCTCTTCAGGCTCGCGTTCCCCGTCAAGTTTCAACACTTTCGAGCGTGGCCCTCTCTATCTGGATCTCGCAACATGCCGGGGTGAGGATCTCATTCCCCCGCGCTTGGTATGCCCGTGGCGAAATGCATCGATTTGTCATGCAATTCACTCCCACATCATCTGGATCTCCCGCTTAGGCTGATCTAATGGTGAGCCACGGAGTTTTCGCTTTGAGCGACATACATCGAGTTTGAAATGGTGAGGCGCGTTTGTCGTGCGGCGTAATCGAAAGGCTATCCCGCAAGCTTTCTTCTCTCTGCGCACTATCCGCTCGTCTTTCGGAGACCCTCCTGGGCGGATACGCTCTGCGAAATCGCGTAATCCTGGTCCGGTGATGGGCACCTCGAGCGGGGATCGCGCGGGAACGGGCAATTGCAGGCTGCGGCGTCAGCACGAGGCCAATGCGTGATCAGGGAGCCGAGCGGTTGCGAGCATCGCGCCGGCAACATCGGAGCCGATATCCGCAGCGCACGATAGGGTTATCGGTCGAACTATGGCCCTCGACTTTCCAACGCTTTATGTCCTCATTTTTCTGAATACCCTCAGCCTTGCGGTCATTTGGGCCGGGATTTCGTGGGCCTACGCGTCGTTCATTGCGGCAAGGTATTGGCTCATGTCACTGCTGCTATCCGGGGCTGGCGGAATATCGTTGGCTCTGGAAGGCTCTGGGGCGGCGGCCGTACCGACCTTTATCGGGATCTGGCTGATCGGCGCCGGATTCAACACTATGTGGCAAGGCATACGGGTTTTCTACGGCGAAGCACCGGATTGGCCGCGCTCGGCTGCTGTCTTGACTTTCACCGCAATCGCCATAGCGGCGACGGCCGGAGAACAGCGTGCCCTCCAAAACATCATTTATGTGGGTGTCCAGATCTTTCCCATTGTCCTGGCCGCTATGGCACTGCAGCGTACCCCTCTGAGGCTGGGTGTGTTGGTGGTTTTCGGTGGAATAGCGCTCGCCCTTACGGGTCATATCGCCGAGGCCAGCACAAACCTCGCCCGTCTGATCGGCGTACTAAGCTCCGAGCGATATTACGATTTCGCCGCTTGGTTCCTCGCTGCGGCGTTGGTTGGTGGGAGCGTATGCTATCTGGGGTTCCTTCTCATGGCGATCGATCGTTTGAGAGCCGATCTGGTCGCGCTTTCGATTACTGACGATCTGACGGGCCTACCTAATCGGCGGGGCTTCCACGAGAAAGCTCGAGCATTCGACAAGGCCCGGCATCGCCAGCAAAGCAGTGCCTGCGTCCTCATGATCGATCTCGACAATTTCAAGATCATCAACGACCGTCACGGGCACGCCGCCGGCGATGCATGTCTCATCCATGTCGCACGGGTTGCCGAACGCGTGCTGCGCCGCGGTGACATTCTGGCTCGGTTGAGTGGCGACGAGTTCTGCCTGCTATTTCCCGACACGGACCTCCGTGAGGCGGAGGGGATTGCAGAAAGGCTGACGACGGCCCTCTCGGCAGAACCAGTAGAATGGCGAGGATATCACATTTCATTGTCCGCCAGCTTGGGCCTTACCGAATGGAACTTCAGTTCCGATTGTTCCATTCACGATGCGCTCGAACAGGCCGACGCGGCGCTGTATCGTGCTAAACGCGAAGGCCGAGATGGGCTCGCGATCTACGCAGCGAATGGAAGTGTCCAATAACTCGGCGGGTAAAGCCCTCGGAAGCCGAGCAGTTCAACAACGCGTCCAGCCTGTTGTGCCAAGTGAGCTTTATGCAAGTCTGCCTGAAGGACGCGCGAGTTTCGTTGTCTCGGCGCTATCGCTAAAGTGCTCGCCCTCTTCACAGGCCTGTTAAGAGCCGGGAGCAGCGGCCTGATTAACCGGCCTCCCACAACTGCCCAAATCTCATCCAAGGGCCTGGTTCCTCCCAAGGCGCGGGGGGAGGGGGGACGTCGCGCGCCGGCACTCGTCAGTTCACGGCGTGTGTTGTCACCAACACCGCGGTGCCGCTGATCATCGCTGGAGCGCCTCGGTTGGCGAAGAATGTCGGGCGCGGGGGCAGGTTCGACGGGCAGACTGGGAACCCGACGGATTTTCTTCTGGGGAAAGAGCGCTAAGCTACTTGGCAAAAGGGGCGGAGCCATTCCATCTCGTGAACGATAAGATGAATGGGCAGCGCTGATGGGAGACAGCGTTCAAAGCCCTTCGCCAAAGCACCGGGAGGACATTATGAATCGATTTGCATTGCTGCTTGCCACCATGGTGGCGTGGCCAGCTGTTACTGCAACCGCAAAGGCGGCCGACACGGTGAAGCTCGGCATGGTGGCGGAGCTGTCAGGGGCAGGAGCGCCCTCCGGCACCAACTGGCGCGATGGAGCCAAGCTCGCCGTTTCCGAGGTTAATGCTGCTGGCGGCATCCTCGGCAAGAAGGTCGAGATGTCGGAGTACGATACGCAGACTGACCCACAGGTGTCGCGCGCGCTCGTCCAGAAGGCGATCGATGAAGGCGTTATCGCGATCATCGGCACGGTTTATTCCGGTTCGACGATGGTCAACATGCTGGTAGCGAAGCAGAATAGCATCCCCCAATTCGTCGGCTCAGAGGCGCCGGCTATCGTCGAAAAAGGCAACCCCTTTGTTTATCGCACCTCATCCGGTGCTCAGAAGGGCGTACCTGCGCTGACTCCTTTTTTCAAGGACACGCTGAAGGCCAAAAAGGTTGGCGTCGCGTGGGTTAATAACGAATTCGGAAAAGGCGGACGAACGGTCTTTTTAGAAGAAATGAAGAAGGCCGGCATCGAGGTCGTTGCCGACGTCGCATCGGAGCAGGCCCAGACGGACTACGCCGCCGACGTAGCCAAGCTCAAGAGCGCCAACCCTGATGCCGTCTTCGTCTACATGAACCAGGAGGAATCTGCTCGCTTCCTCATCGAGGCGAAGAAGCAGGCTTTGGCGATGCCGCTCGTAGGTGAGGTCACGTTGACCGAAGCCAAGGTCATCGAACTCGCGGGCGGCGCAGCCAACGGCGCCATCGCCCATGTCGGTGTCACGGCGACCGCGACACAAGTCCCGGGTATCGCCGCTTTCGCAAAATCCTTCGAAGAGACTTTCAAGCGCAAGCCGACCCATGATGCCATCAAGGGCTATGTCGGCGTCTGGGCGACCAAATACGTGACGGATCTGGTCGGTAAGACCGATGGTGAAGCGTTTTCCCAGAAGATGCGCGGCCTATGCCTCAAGGCGGCGGACTATCCCAAGATCCTGCTCGATACCTGCTGGGACGATCGCGGCGAAATGTCCCGCCCAAGCTTCATGGTTCAGGTCAAGGATGGCTCGCCGGTCGTGATCGGCACGGTTCCCGCCAACTGACGGCTTTCCTCGCGGCCGCGACGATCTTCGCCGCGGCCATCCAGCGAAAAGACGCGCCATGTCCCAATTCCTCCAAGTCCTGCTGTCCGGCCTCGCGACCGGAGCAGTCTATGCGCTCGTCGCGATCGGCTTTACGCTCGTTTGGCAGGCAGCGCAGACGGTCAATTTCGCGCAGGGCGAATTTGTCATGATACCGGCCTTCTTCGTGCTGATCGGCATGAACTGGCTCGGGCTATCGTTCTGGATCGCGCTGCTCTTTGGCCTCATCATATCGGTCCTGGTCCTTGGCCTGGCCTTCAAAAAGCTGATCGTCGAACCCATCCTGCCGCATGGAGGCATTACGCTGATCATCGCAACCATGGCGCTCGGCATCCTTCTGAAGGAGAGCGCGAAAGAGTTCTATGGCGCGGAAGCCCAACCCTTTCCGGCGATGTTTCCCGGCGATCCGATCAATGTGTTCGGTGCCGTCGTTTCCCTGCGCGACCTCATGAACCTTGGTATCTCCCTCGGCATTGTTGTGCTGCTCACTCTCTTCCTCAACCGCAGCCGAACCGGTCGCTGCATGCAGGCGACCGCACAGAATCCGGGTGTGGCGGAGATCCTTGGTGTCGATGTCAAGCGGATGGTGCTCTATACGTTCCTGATCAACGCCGCTCTGGCTGCACTCGCCTCTTTCCTGATCACGCCCGTATATTTGGCAAAGTTCTCCAATGGCGAGACGTTGGGGCTTATCGCTTTCATCGCGGCCATCGTCGGCGGCTTCAACCAGATTCGGGGCGCGCTCGTCGGCGGTCTGCTGATTGGCGTGCTCGACAACCTGACCGCGACATATGTCACGGCGCAGTATCGTGCCGCCCTGCCGCTGGTCCTGCTCATCGTTATAATTCTGGTGCGTCCGCAAGGCATCATGGGCACCTCCGAGGGGAGGACGGTCTGATGCGCCGTTGGCGGCTGTTCGCAATCGTTCTCTTGCTGCTGGCGGCGATCCTGCTTCCGGTAGGACAGAAGAATTACCTCGTTTACGTCTTGACCTCCTGGCTGATTTTCACCATTGCCGCCATGGGTCTCAACCTGACGCTCGGCTATGCCGGGCAGATCTCGTTGGCGCAGGCCTCTTTTATGGCAATAGGTGCCTATACGACGGCGTTGATAACGCTCGCAGGTTGGCATTGGGTGCTGGCTCTGCCGATTGGGCTTGCTCTGTGTTTCGCCGTGGGTCTCGTGCTCGGTTATCCCGCGCTGAGAGTGAAGGGCCATTTTCTCGCCTTCGTGACGCTCGCTTTCAACACGCTGGTGTTTCTCGTGTTGCGCAACGAGGAATGGTTGACGGGCGGTACCTACGGCCTTTCGGGCATGCCCCGGCCTGATTTCGGTCTATTCTCCACTGATAGGCAGCTGCCCTTCTATTATTTCACGTTAGGTATCACCGTCGTGGCCGCGCTCGCCATGTGGGGTATCGTGCGTTCTCCTTGGGGCCGTGCTTTCAAAGCGCTGCGGGAAAATCCCATCCGGGCCGAAAGCCTGGGGGTCGACACACGCCGGGTGACGCTGCTCGCTTTCGCCATCGGCTCGGCCTACGGCGGCCTTGCGGGCGCCCTCGTGACGCCGCTCGTGCAGTTCATCGAGCCGGGGTCTTTCGGCCTCGCGCATTCGCTGCGCATCCTGCTGATGGTCGTCGTCGGCGGCGCTGGCTATTTTTTCGGCCCCTTCATAGGCGCAGCGGTGGTCATCCTGCTGCCGGAGGTGCTCCGTTTCACTGAGGGCTATTACCTTATCATCTACTCGGCCTTGGTCATCGTCATGCTCGTCTTCGTGCCGTCCGGCCTGATCGGCATCTGGGGACGTGTGCGTGATAGGTTCTGGCCACGCCAGCAGGTTCGAGGCGACATGGCCGAGGGAGCACGTCTACAACAATGAGTGATCCCGTCCTTTCCATCCGCAACATTGAGAAGAGCTTCGGCGGCATTCGCGCGGTGCGCGGGGTATCCTTCGACGTCCACAAAGGCGAGATACTGGGGCTGATCGGTCCCAACGGTTCCGGCAAGTCGACGTTGTTCAACTGTATTCTGGGGCAGCTTTCGCCAGACGCTGGCCATGTTTCGGTCAATGGCCGTTCGGTTTCCGGCATGCGTGCCTCGGAGCTCAACAAACTGGGCGTTGGCCGCACCTTCCAGCAGCTTTCGGTGTTTCCGAAGATGTCGGTGCTCGACAACATCATACTCGCCGGGCAGGAGCACCATGGCACAATAATGTCGCGGCTATTTGGCCCGTCGGATGCGGGCCTGACGGAAGAGGCGGATCGGATGATTGCCTTCTTCCGGCTGCGGCATTTGCGCGACGAACTGGCAGGCTCGCTCTCTTATGGCCAGCAAAAGCTCGTGGACGCGGCGATGGCCTTCATGGCTGGTCCCAGCCTCGTGCTGCTCGACGAACCTGCCGGCGGCGTCAACTTGACGATGCTGTCGCATTTCAAGGAACGCTTGGCCACGTACAATGCGGAGCATGGCACGACTTTCGTCGTCATTGAGCACAACATGGAATTCGTGATGAGCCTCTGCACGCGCATCATCGTGCTCGCCGAGGGTCAAATCATTGCCGAAGGAACGCCTGGCGAGATCCGGTCCAACCAGACCGTGATCGATGCGTATCTCGGAGGATGAGCATGCTCGAACTCAAGGCCGTCCACGGCGGCTATGGCAAGATCACCATCTTGAATGGCATTTCGTTCTCCATTCCAAAGGCTTCGATCACGACAGTGATCGGACCCAATGGCGCTGGAAAATCGACGGTGTTCAAAGCGATTTTCGGGCTGCTCAGCATCCACTCGGGCCAGATTTTCTTGGAAGGGAAGGACGTCACGCGGCATACGCCACGGCAGATGATAAGCAGCGGGGTCACCTATGTGCCGCAGGGACGCAACGTGGTGCCGCAGCTCTCAGTCTATCACAATCTCGAGCTCGGCGGCATTACGGCGCCCGACCAGGCCAGGGTGAAGCGGCGCATCGAGGCGGTGATGGATCAGTTCCCAATGCTGCGCGAATTCCGGGACCGCAAGGCAATCGAGCTCTCCGGCGGGCAGCAGAAGCAACTCGAGGTGGCCCGCGCGCTTTTGCTTGATCCCAAGCTGATCCTGATAGACGAGCCCTCTATCGGCCTTTCGCCCAATCTGGTGCAGGAGGTTTTCCGAACCTTGACCCGCCTGCGCGATCAGGGCGTCGCGGTGCTGATGGTCGAGCAGAACGCCAAAGCTGCGCTCGCCATCTCCGATTATGGGCTCGTGCTCGAGCTCGGCCAAACGCGCATGCACGATACCGCAGACAAGCTTCTTGCCGATCCGCGTGTCGGCCAGCTTTTCCTGGGAGGGCACGTCGAATCCGACCCCGCAGGGGCAGCACCAGTCCATGCGGTTTGAAGTGCTGGATGCCCCACCCAATCGGTTGGGCGAATGTCCGCTCTGGTGCTGGCGCACCAGCCGCCTTTGGTGGGTCGACGTGCTGGCGGGAGAGCTTTGGAGCCATGATCCGCAGACGGGACATTGCATGCGCCATCCCGTCAGGGCCAAGCGTCTTGGCTCCATTGCCTTGCGGGAGCGGGGCGGGTTGATCCTCGCCTGCGACGATGGGCTCTACGCCTATGATCCTGCGAGCGGTGAGCAGAGCTTTCTGGTTGACCCGGAACCCGGGGTGACAGGCCATCGCAAGAATGACGGGCGGGCCGATCCCTTCGGAAATTTCTGGATCGGCACGCTGCGTGAAGCCGATTACGCGCCGGTCGGCGCGCTCTATCGCGTTTCTCCAGAGCTGAAAGTGGAACGCATGGCCGAAGCGCTGGCCATCCCAAACGCCCTCGCCTTTGATCCACAACGTGGCAGGATGTACTATGCAGATACCCGCGCCTATACAATCTGGGTATGTGATCTCGATCCTGCGAGCGGGACGCTCGGTGAGCGGCGTGTCTTCGCTCGAACCAATGCTCCTGCCCGGCCCGATGGAAGCTGCCTGGATGCCGAAGGTTATCTTTGGAACGCCAAGTATGCTGGCGGCCGTATCGTTCGATATACACCGGATGGCGCGATCAACGTAACGGTCAATCTTCCCACGAGCCATCCCACATGTTGCTGTTTTGGCGGGGAGAGACTTGAACGGCTGTACATCACCTCCGCGAGTGCCCCTCGGTCGGAAGCGACGCAATGGGAGGAGCCCCTGGCGGGTCGCCTTTTCACGATCGATCCCGGCGTATCAGGTAGCCCGGAATTTTGCGCCGGACTGTAAATTGGGACTGCCCTCCATCGAATTGTCACATCCCGGGAACCCACGCCACTGCCGATCGATCGTGACGTTGGGGCGCTATCGTGCGCAAGCGAGTTGGGGGCGATCTCGATTCACCGTTCGCATGCCCCGGTCACATCAGTGACGTGAGCGCGGCTGGGCGAAGGTTTTCGTTGAGCCACCGTACGGCGCGATCTATCAGCCCATTGCGAACACGAGCTGACTCAAGTTGCTGCTTCCCGGGGCATTCGTCGGCGGGCACTCGGCCTCTGCGGCGGTCGCCTTGCAGAGATCGATCACGGGCGGCGGCTTTAGCGTGAGACGGCGGGTCGATCCGTCGTCTCCACCATGCTCCTGAACCTGCCGCCTATCTTGGCTGCTTGGGTCTTTATCTTACCCTCGGCATTCGAGCTGCCCTACGTCGGCGCGTACAAGAGGTCATCGACAGGTTGTAAACGCTGCCACGGTGGATCGTAAAAGGGTATAAATTGATTACCCTGACAAAATGAAATCATTAATAAAACATGATATTCATCTAAATTTGAAGGTTAAGTGGAACCCACCCCTAGCACGTCAAGGCTGAACGCTGCCGTACATTTAGAGTAGCGCCAGTGAGCGAAGCTTCCGGAGTACTCAAAAAAGCGCTCCGGAATTGGATGCGCGCGATCCTATCCACTAGGCGATCTGCGGCGTGGGCCTTCGCCATCAACCAGGCTTTGTGCGCGCCGTCTTTTTGCTTTTCTCGACCGGGTAGCGCTGCCTGCAGCTGCTTGGCATCACCTGCACCGGCGCGCGCAATCAGCGATCGAGGGCTGAGTACC
Encoded here:
- a CDS encoding oligopeptide/dipeptide ABC transporter ATP-binding protein, with the translated sequence MADLLTVENVSKRFGRGDHVVRAVNDVCLTVAPGEILGIVGESGSGKSTLGRLITRLIDASQGRVLFAGADLGTLSPRALRHVRSDLQMVFQDPWAALNPRLSIGYLIEEPLKLHTTLDAASRRRRVSELAARVRLSDALLARLPADLSGGQLQRVCIARALASNPRLLVLDEPTSSLDLSVRAGILDLLLELKRELGLAMIFISHDLGTVRLISDRVLVLYLGRVVEVGSGPAIFAAPQHPYTQALLSAYLPPDPRESRHRIVLKGEIPSPINLPPGCSFASRCPLVRDDCRLVPPELRPAGRGQLAACNRLDDSSNIIALGTAP
- a CDS encoding FAD-dependent oxidoreductase; its protein translation is MRDFKYLFEPCQLGRHTAKNRIWMTAHATLLVKDHLFTDEHIAYYVERAKGGVGVITMEAMAAHPTTQPYKGKAFAFDPRMVAQYRKIADAVHQHGVKILAQPWHRGRQTSSVANGLPVWAPSAIPCAVYREMPHVMTQDDIAEIVEGYRLSARYAREGGLDGVEVHGMAHGYLLGQFLSPATNHRNDAYGGSLENRLRIVTEIIDATREETGPDLIVGIRINSDDGLEGGLGPHDWAEIARRLEATGKLDYVSCSHGTYVNRMLIYPTSPEEHGFQLPATRIVKQAVGLPVVGVGRIVTPEEGEAFLADGACDFIGLSRALIADPYWALKAQERRTSEVRPCVGANWCMESIFAQAPIACIHNPAAGAEHEIGEDKHAPATQRKKVAVVGGGPGGMRAAATLARRGHEVTLFEARDRLGGQAAWFTRAEIRKELKGIITHLEGELERGGVLVRLDTRAGRHDLENFEAVVVATGSTPLRHGWTPLRPSRWAGEAVPGTGQPHVLTLADVLGSDHGPAIGRRVVVYDSLGGRQGAVVTDFLASAGHEVTFVTPLGQASPGLSASRDWGKVYGRLRRLGVSFRCDRELIAIGESSIRERDVYTREEHDSPADTVVLVLGSSANDTLFHELRADGRIQGLYMIGDCMAPRRVSDAIREGERVARLI
- a CDS encoding carboxymuconolactone decarboxylase family protein — translated: MTPEGQKELDKIRNVRGYTLPLHEVLADLNPEFVRRYGDLASFVIFGDEEGRALDLKTRFLVMVGVTTAAKGDREGIEWSAARAMKAGATWNEVREAAFMAALPCGMPTFEAACRVFQDMEKGHGLVPQEVEITRSGVDAE
- a CDS encoding GGDEF domain-containing protein, producing MSLLLSGAGGISLALEGSGAAAVPTFIGIWLIGAGFNTMWQGIRVFYGEAPDWPRSAAVLTFTAIAIAATAGEQRALQNIIYVGVQIFPIVLAAMALQRTPLRLGVLVVFGGIALALTGHIAEASTNLARLIGVLSSERYYDFAAWFLAAALVGGSVCYLGFLLMAIDRLRADLVALSITDDLTGLPNRRGFHEKARAFDKARHRQQSSACVLMIDLDNFKIINDRHGHAAGDACLIHVARVAERVLRRGDILARLSGDEFCLLFPDTDLREAEGIAERLTTALSAEPVEWRGYHISLSASLGLTEWNFSSDCSIHDALEQADAALYRAKREGRDGLAIYAANGSVQ
- a CDS encoding ABC transporter substrate-binding protein; this translates as MVAWPAVTATAKAADTVKLGMVAELSGAGAPSGTNWRDGAKLAVSEVNAAGGILGKKVEMSEYDTQTDPQVSRALVQKAIDEGVIAIIGTVYSGSTMVNMLVAKQNSIPQFVGSEAPAIVEKGNPFVYRTSSGAQKGVPALTPFFKDTLKAKKVGVAWVNNEFGKGGRTVFLEEMKKAGIEVVADVASEQAQTDYAADVAKLKSANPDAVFVYMNQEESARFLIEAKKQALAMPLVGEVTLTEAKVIELAGGAANGAIAHVGVTATATQVPGIAAFAKSFEETFKRKPTHDAIKGYVGVWATKYVTDLVGKTDGEAFSQKMRGLCLKAADYPKILLDTCWDDRGEMSRPSFMVQVKDGSPVVIGTVPAN
- a CDS encoding branched-chain amino acid ABC transporter permease: MSQFLQVLLSGLATGAVYALVAIGFTLVWQAAQTVNFAQGEFVMIPAFFVLIGMNWLGLSFWIALLFGLIISVLVLGLAFKKLIVEPILPHGGITLIIATMALGILLKESAKEFYGAEAQPFPAMFPGDPINVFGAVVSLRDLMNLGISLGIVVLLTLFLNRSRTGRCMQATAQNPGVAEILGVDVKRMVLYTFLINAALAALASFLITPVYLAKFSNGETLGLIAFIAAIVGGFNQIRGALVGGLLIGVLDNLTATYVTAQYRAALPLVLLIVIILVRPQGIMGTSEGRTV
- a CDS encoding branched-chain amino acid ABC transporter permease translates to MRRWRLFAIVLLLLAAILLPVGQKNYLVYVLTSWLIFTIAAMGLNLTLGYAGQISLAQASFMAIGAYTTALITLAGWHWVLALPIGLALCFAVGLVLGYPALRVKGHFLAFVTLAFNTLVFLVLRNEEWLTGGTYGLSGMPRPDFGLFSTDRQLPFYYFTLGITVVAALAMWGIVRSPWGRAFKALRENPIRAESLGVDTRRVTLLAFAIGSAYGGLAGALVTPLVQFIEPGSFGLAHSLRILLMVVVGGAGYFFGPFIGAAVVILLPEVLRFTEGYYLIIYSALVIVMLVFVPSGLIGIWGRVRDRFWPRQQVRGDMAEGARLQQ
- a CDS encoding ABC transporter ATP-binding protein; translation: MSDPVLSIRNIEKSFGGIRAVRGVSFDVHKGEILGLIGPNGSGKSTLFNCILGQLSPDAGHVSVNGRSVSGMRASELNKLGVGRTFQQLSVFPKMSVLDNIILAGQEHHGTIMSRLFGPSDAGLTEEADRMIAFFRLRHLRDELAGSLSYGQQKLVDAAMAFMAGPSLVLLDEPAGGVNLTMLSHFKERLATYNAEHGTTFVVIEHNMEFVMSLCTRIIVLAEGQIIAEGTPGEIRSNQTVIDAYLGG
- a CDS encoding ABC transporter ATP-binding protein is translated as MLELKAVHGGYGKITILNGISFSIPKASITTVIGPNGAGKSTVFKAIFGLLSIHSGQIFLEGKDVTRHTPRQMISSGVTYVPQGRNVVPQLSVYHNLELGGITAPDQARVKRRIEAVMDQFPMLREFRDRKAIELSGGQQKQLEVARALLLDPKLILIDEPSIGLSPNLVQEVFRTLTRLRDQGVAVLMVEQNAKAALAISDYGLVLELGQTRMHDTADKLLADPRVGQLFLGGHVESDPAGAAPVHAV